Proteins from a single region of Antechinus flavipes isolate AdamAnt ecotype Samford, QLD, Australia chromosome 2, AdamAnt_v2, whole genome shotgun sequence:
- the MRPS2 gene encoding 28S ribosomal protein S2, mitochondrial, whose translation MALAQAPLPLLRAGTASRFPWLDLLGKASPWASQSGLRMYGAVPAAGIVQQGDDSDLHDKILTEPLKHADFFNVKELFSLKTLFDARVHLGHKKGCRHRFMEPYIFGTRLEQDIIDLDQTVKHLQLALNFTAHMAYRKGIILFVSRNRQFTHLIEKMALNCEEYAHTRYFKGGLLTNAPVQFGPAVRLPDLMVFFHTLNNVFEPHVAVRDAAKMNIPTVGIVDTNCNPCLISYPIPGNDDSPDSIKLFCHLFETTIKRAKAKRKQMEFLYSQQSKQMAHNSEDTYQQPPSPAQLET comes from the exons ATGGCCCTGGCGCAGGCTCCACTGCCGCTACTCCGGGCGG GCACCGCGTCCAGGTTCCCCTGGTTGGATCTTCTTGGCAAGGCCTCCCCATGGGCTTCGCAGTCTGGCCTTCGGATGTACGGTGCCGTTCCTGCTGCCGGGATTGTCCAGCAAGGGGACGACAGTG atCTTCATGACAAGATTTTGACTGAACCCCTCAAACATGCTGATTTCTTTAATGTAAAGGAACTGTTTTCCCTAAAAACTCTTTTTGATGCCAGAGTACATTTAGGACATAAAAAAGGTTGTCGTCACAG GTTTATGGAACCATACATCTTTGGGACCCGCCTAGAGCAGGATATTATTGACTTGGACCAAACGGTTAAGCATCTCCAACTGGCTCTGAATTTTACTGCCCACATGGCCTATcggaaaggaattattttatttgtgagCAGGAATCGGCAGTTCACCCACCTGATAGAAAAAATGGCTCTGAACTGTGAAGAGTATGCCCACACCAGATATTTTAAAGGCGGTTTGTTGACCAATGCCCCTGTCCAATTTGGCCCTGCAGTCCGTCTTCCTGATCTGATGGTCTTCTTCCATACCCTGAACAATGTCTTTGAGCCACATGTGGCTGTGAGGGATGCTGCCAAGATGAATATTCCAACTGTGGGCATTGTGGACACAAACTGCAACCCATGCCTCATTTCATACCCCATCCCTGGAAATGATGATTCCCCTGACTCCATCAAGCTCTTCTGCCACCTCTTTGAAACAACCATCAAACGGGCTaaggcaaagaggaaacaaatggaattcctatATAGCCAGCAGAGCAAACAGATGGCTCACAACTCAGAAGACACATACCAGCAGCCCCCAAGCCCTGCTCAGTTAGAAACATAA
- the PIERCE1 gene encoding piercer of microtubule wall 1 protein has protein sequence MPQEAPQQSSEHDEQKAEEGYLEKTSDYYRVSQNLPARFNNPGWFRGYRIKETHPVYRTSNQTYGSRAPTVHEMPKSFHTKSHTFSKHYEKCGMYRNNGFNVYTDKSIVTGPDNFITYYDRLNFHPSYNVNKPSICD, from the exons ATGCCCCAGGAAGCCCCTCAACAATCTTCTGAACATGATGAACAAAAGGCAGAAGAAGGTTATTTGGAGAAAACCAGTGATTATTACCGAGTGAGCCAAAATTTGCCGGCCAGGTTCAATAACCCTGGGTGGTTTCGGGGTTACAG GATTAAGGAAACTCATCCAGTATATAGGACATCTAACCAAACCTATGGTAGCAGAGCACCTACTGTACATGAAATGCCT aaaagctttcATACTAAATCGCATACCTTTTCTAAACATTATGAAAAATGTGGAATGTACAGAAACAATGGTTTTAATGTCTACACTGACAAGAGCATTGTGACAGGCCCTGATAATTTCATCACGTATTATGATCGATTGAACTTCCATCCCAGTTACAATGTTAATAAACCATCAATCTGTGATTAA